The sequence ACCGTGCGCAAGCGCGAGACCGCGCTGCGGTTGGTGGACCCGGGCCGCACCACCCACCGGCCGCGCGGCTGGGCGCAGCGCACGCTGCTGGGCGGGGTGCTGCTGACCGTCGCGCTGTTGATCGTGGCGCCGCTGGGCGTCCTGGTCGAGCGGTCCTTCGACACCCCCGGCGGCTACGGCCTCGGCTACTACCGGGCATTGCAGGACGCGGGCGCCGGCGGCGGGACCTTCCTGGTGGCGCCGCTGGAGGCGATCTGGAACTCCCTGCAGTACGCGCTCGCCGCCACCGCGATCGCCCTGGTCGTCGGGGGGCTCGCGGCCGCGGCGCTGACCCGGCGCGGGGGCCGCTTCGTACGCGGCTTCGACGCGCTGCTGATGCTGCCGCTCGGGGTGTCCGCCGTGACCGTGGGCTTCGGCTTCCTGATCACCCTGGACGAGCCGCCGCTGGACCTGCGGACCACGTGGATCCTGGTGCCGCTGGCGCAGGCCCTGGTGGGTGTGCCCTTCGTCGTACGCACCATGCTGCCGGTGCTGCGGGCGGTGGACGGGCGGTTGCGCGAGGCCGCCGCGGTGCTCGGGGCGTCGCCGCTGCGGGCCTGGCGGGAGGTGGACCTTCCGCTGGTGCGGCGGGCGCTGCTGATCGCGGCCGGGTTCGCCTTCGCGGTGTCCCTGGGGGAGTTCGGCGCGACCGTGTTCATCGCGCGGGCGGACCGGCCGACGCTGCCGGTGGCCGTGGCGCGGCTGCTGGGGCGGGCCGGTGAGCTGAACTACGGGCAGGCGATGGCCCTGAGCACGATCCTGATGCTGGTGTGCGCGGTGTCCTTGCTGCTGCTGGAGCGCCTGCGACCCGACAAGACTTCCGGAGAATTCTGATGACACTGCTTCAGCTGGAGGGGGTGTCGGTCCGCTTCGGGGAGCGCGCGGCCCAGTACGCCCTGGACGGCGTGGACCTCACGGTCGCCGAGCACGAGGTCGTGTGTGTGCTGGGACCGAGCGGCAGCGGCAAGTCCACGCTGCTGCGGGTCGTCGCCGGAC comes from Streptomyces virginiae and encodes:
- a CDS encoding ABC transporter permease, with amino-acid sequence MAVPLAFFGLFFAYPVAAIVGRGLKTDEGWQFGRFAEVLSRPDIADVLWFTTWQAFASTLLTLLIALPAAYVFARFEFPGKQLLRAVVTVPFVLPTVVVGTAFLALLGRGGLLDELAGVRLDTTVWAILLAHVFFNYAVVVRTVGGLWAQLDPRQEEAARVLGAGRFTAWRRVTLPALAPAVAAASLMVFLFTFSSFGVVLILGGPAYSTLEVEVYRQTAQLLDLPTAAVLTMVQFAAIGAILAVHAWTVRKRETALRLVDPGRTTHRPRGWAQRTLLGGVLLTVALLIVAPLGVLVERSFDTPGGYGLGYYRALQDAGAGGGTFLVAPLEAIWNSLQYALAATAIALVVGGLAAAALTRRGGRFVRGFDALLMLPLGVSAVTVGFGFLITLDEPPLDLRTTWILVPLAQALVGVPFVVRTMLPVLRAVDGRLREAAAVLGASPLRAWREVDLPLVRRALLIAAGFAFAVSLGEFGATVFIARADRPTLPVAVARLLGRAGELNYGQAMALSTILMLVCAVSLLLLERLRPDKTSGEF